One window of the Lytechinus pictus isolate F3 Inbred chromosome 5, Lp3.0, whole genome shotgun sequence genome contains the following:
- the LOC129260450 gene encoding uncharacterized protein LOC129260450 codes for MAPSVTAVSAVKDAATQPHFVSVLMCSGPGSGKVFAVLIQDLVHRRKKLDIGTHVLVKRHDGSKRVKGVVVHMNPFLNARLPPPAKARAVPVPNLPRQQPAKRTSMPEQPSLADDVAVRAAKRSKPGPSQPNGVSALQPALLRKGPRGEVFIRCFNQEHEPHRRRIFGPQSTRYPTRHRVRRELVYGKTSMKLKCSSQPVSVEELDGIVPLDCLDDIVSVDELCDALTQAGGPLHSTPISAPPRSRSDAPSDSITPYFKEEFQPLRPAPYIRNLFAAEPRVESHADHRLDDGLFPISFPGMLMSSPRMA; via the exons atggcCCCGTCCGTCACCGCAGTCTCTGCCGTCAAGGATGCCGCTACTCAGCCTCACTTCGTCTCCGTTCTGATGTGCTCCGGTCCAGGCTCGGGGAAGGTCTTCGCTGTACTCATTCAAGACCTCGTCCACCGTCGTAAGAAGCTGGACATCGGTACACACGTCCTCGTCAAGCGTCACGATGGCAGTAAGAGGGTCAAAGGCGTCGTAGTTCACATGAATC CATTCCTCAACGCCAGGCTACCTCCTCCAGCTAAGGCCAGAGCAGTACCAGTTCCTAATCTGCCTCGACAGCAACCAGCCAAGCGAACAAGTATGCCAGAGCAGCCAAGCCTAGCCGACGACGTAGCGGTCCGTGCAGCGAAGCGGTCGAAGCCTGGTCCTTCTCAGCCGAACGGTGTCTCGGCCCTCCAACCAGCCTTGCTCCGGAAAGGTCCACGTGGCGAGGTCTTCATCCGCTGCTTCAACCAAGAGCATGAGCCTCACCGTCGACGCATCTTCGGTCCTCAGTCTACCCGCTACCCAACCCGACACCGCGTCCGCCGAGAGCTGGTCTATGGCAAGACGTCGATGAAGCTCAAGTGTTCATCGCAGCCCGTCAGCGTGGAGGAGCTCGACGGCATCGTTCCTCTCGACTGCCTCGACGACATCGTCTCCGTCGACGAACTCTGTGACGCCTTGACTCAAGCCGGGGGTCCGCTCCACTCAACCCCTATCTCCGCGCCGCCCCGTAGCCGGTCTGACGCTCCCTCTGACTCCATCACGCCGTACTTCAAGGAAGAGTTTCAACCGCTCCGACCAGCACCCTACATACGCAACCTCTTTGCCGCCGAGCCTCGAGTCGAAAGCCACGCCGACCACCGACTAGATGATGGACTGTTCCCCATCAGCTTTCCGGGTATGCTGATGTCTTCGCCTCGTATGGCTTGA